From Cardiobacteriaceae bacterium TAE3-ERU3, a single genomic window includes:
- a CDS encoding YafY family transcriptional regulator — protein sequence MTRTERLFALLHELRARQRAVSAQALADTLGISVRSVYRDIDTLRGLGADIDGEAGVGFQLRQGFFLPPLALNDDELEAMLLGLHWVRQNGDSALAAAADDALVKLKTVINVQQGQAVAAHGLLIPPASKLADDTLEIDFRLAVRKQRQVRMTYCRTDGEVSERVIYPIAIGYFDDRHLLAAWCTLRESFRHFRLDRVVEYEVLAQQYSGSRETWLSKWMKVTGIPEQVRVRTTDKN from the coding sequence ATGACCCGCACTGAACGCCTGTTTGCCTTATTGCACGAATTGCGTGCGCGGCAACGTGCGGTCAGTGCGCAGGCTTTGGCCGATACGCTTGGCATCAGTGTACGCTCAGTGTACCGCGATATTGATACGTTGCGCGGTCTGGGCGCGGATATTGATGGTGAGGCGGGCGTCGGCTTTCAGCTGCGGCAAGGATTTTTCTTGCCGCCATTGGCGCTCAATGACGACGAACTCGAAGCGATGCTGCTCGGGCTGCACTGGGTGCGGCAAAATGGTGATTCTGCTTTGGCAGCGGCGGCAGATGATGCTTTGGTCAAGCTGAAAACGGTGATTAATGTGCAGCAGGGGCAGGCGGTTGCCGCACACGGATTGCTGATTCCGCCAGCGTCGAAATTAGCTGACGACACGCTGGAAATTGATTTTCGCTTGGCAGTGCGTAAGCAGCGGCAAGTGCGGATGACGTATTGTCGTACGGATGGTGAAGTTTCCGAGCGCGTCATCTATCCCATTGCGATTGGCTATTTTGACGACCGCCACTTGCTTGCCGCATGGTGTACGTTGCGCGAGTCATTCCGCCATTTCCGCTTGGACCGTGTTGTTGAATACGAGGTGTTGGCGCAGCAATACAGCGGCAGTCGTGAGACGTGGCTCTCAAAGTGGATGAAAGTGACCGGTATTCCCGAGCAAGTTCGTGTACGCACTACTGACAAAAACTGA
- a CDS encoding glutathione S-transferase family protein, with protein sequence MSQPNITFYTNPLSRGRFVRWMLEECGADYETVVVAFGAEMKDDAYLAVNPMGKVPALQCDDTVITETVAIIMHLADLFPDAQLAPSVATGERGSYYRWLVFAQHLEYAMQDRFFAVPDSAERRKSLGYGDFDSMLATLRQALTGKDYLVGGQFSAADLFCCSMLGWGYQRAQVLPPDDVFQNYMQRIASRPAFARAAALDDALIGEMPS encoded by the coding sequence ATGAGCCAACCCAATATAACTTTTTACACCAACCCTTTATCACGCGGACGCTTCGTGCGCTGGATGCTCGAAGAATGCGGTGCGGATTATGAAACCGTCGTCGTGGCATTCGGGGCAGAGATGAAGGACGATGCCTATCTTGCCGTTAATCCAATGGGCAAAGTACCGGCGTTGCAATGCGATGATACGGTGATCACCGAAACCGTTGCCATCATCATGCATCTTGCCGACCTGTTTCCCGATGCGCAGCTTGCACCCTCTGTCGCGACGGGTGAACGCGGCTCGTATTACCGTTGGCTGGTTTTTGCGCAGCACCTTGAGTACGCCATGCAGGACAGATTCTTTGCCGTGCCGGATAGTGCAGAACGGCGCAAGTCGCTTGGCTACGGGGATTTTGACAGTATGCTGGCAACGTTACGCCAAGCTTTGACGGGCAAGGATTATCTGGTTGGCGGACAGTTTAGCGCTGCGGATTTGTTTTGTTGCAGCATGCTTGGCTGGGGCTATCAGCGCGCGCAGGTTTTGCCGCCAGATGACGTGTTTCAGAACTATATGCAACGTATCGCCTCGCGGCCAGCCTTTGCGCGCGCTGCGGCACTCGATGATGCGTTGATTGGTGAAATGCCTTCGTAA
- a CDS encoding EVE domain-containing protein: protein MQVAQPQYWLAVACAEHVTVGVAGGFMQVCHGKQAPLKRIKRGDKVVYYSPSVVMGKADGLQSFTAVGEVVNDHPYQVEMSAGFKPFRRDVCWQPFAPLAIRALLDELSFTRGRKNWGYMLRFGLLKIEEADWQCILSG from the coding sequence ATGCAGGTTGCACAACCACAATATTGGCTGGCGGTGGCGTGTGCCGAACACGTTACCGTCGGTGTGGCTGGTGGCTTTATGCAGGTGTGCCACGGTAAGCAAGCGCCACTTAAGCGGATCAAACGCGGTGATAAAGTCGTTTATTATTCGCCCAGCGTGGTGATGGGTAAAGCCGATGGCCTGCAATCGTTTACTGCTGTTGGTGAAGTGGTAAACGATCACCCGTATCAGGTTGAAATGTCGGCTGGATTCAAGCCTTTTCGCCGTGATGTTTGCTGGCAGCCGTTTGCGCCGTTAGCAATCAGGGCATTGCTCGATGAACTGAGCTTTACCCGTGGACGAAAAAATTGGGGTTATATGCTGCGCTTTGGCTTGCTTAAGATAGAGGAAGCAGATTGGCAGTGCATTTTGAGTGGGTGA
- a CDS encoding sigma-70 family RNA polymerase sigma factor gives MTTRKTQHPHLSDDELNDIHQLMLRFAYNQVNDHGLAEDLVQEALIKTLTYQDKFHGKSAYQTWVFSILKNTINDHFRRKQSINFSDTEYADDAHDDVVDRLFDQSGHWQEGCTPQPLPNPHQVYENEAFFTVLEHCLDALPAEQSRVFLMREYLDMDTPAICAESKISDNKFYVLMHRARLKLQSCLGSNWLHH, from the coding sequence ATGACTACCCGCAAAACGCAGCATCCCCACCTCAGCGACGACGAGCTCAACGACATTCATCAGCTTATGCTGCGTTTTGCCTACAATCAGGTCAATGACCACGGTCTCGCTGAAGACCTCGTGCAGGAAGCCCTGATCAAAACCCTCACCTATCAGGACAAATTCCACGGCAAATCCGCCTATCAAACGTGGGTATTCAGCATCCTGAAAAACACCATTAACGATCACTTCCGGCGCAAACAAAGCATCAACTTCTCAGACACCGAGTATGCCGACGACGCCCATGATGACGTCGTCGACAGGCTGTTCGACCAAAGCGGCCACTGGCAAGAAGGCTGCACACCGCAACCTTTACCCAACCCGCATCAAGTCTACGAGAACGAAGCCTTTTTCACCGTCCTCGAACACTGCCTCGATGCCTTACCCGCTGAACAATCACGCGTCTTCCTCATGCGCGAATATCTGGACATGGATACGCCAGCCATTTGCGCGGAAAGTAAGATTAGCGACAATAAATTCTACGTCCTCATGCACCGCGCACGCCTCAAGCTACAAAGCTGCCTCGGTAGCAACTGGCTGCACCACTAA
- a CDS encoding DoxX family protein, producing MNTLAHRWNRATTALQKLDFIPLLALRLYLAPIMIISGWNKYQSFDNIVAWFGNPDWGLGLPFPTLLAFLATAAELVGGWLLVFGLFTRLTSFALMITMAIAAATVHWQHGWFAIAPSDPATSPATVLNWLNIPGSQASLENSAAVAQKLDMARSILQQHGNYNWLTEAGNYVILNNGIEFAATYFIMLLVLFIYGAGRYLSVDYWLNRSLYK from the coding sequence ATGAACACACTCGCCCACCGCTGGAATCGCGCCACCACTGCCCTGCAAAAGCTCGACTTCATCCCTCTGCTCGCCCTACGCCTCTACCTCGCGCCAATCATGATTATTTCCGGCTGGAACAAATACCAATCGTTTGACAATATCGTCGCGTGGTTCGGCAATCCAGACTGGGGGCTTGGCCTGCCTTTTCCGACACTGCTCGCTTTCCTCGCCACCGCTGCGGAACTCGTTGGCGGCTGGTTGCTCGTCTTTGGGCTGTTTACACGCCTGACCAGCTTCGCCCTGATGATTACCATGGCCATTGCCGCAGCCACCGTCCATTGGCAACATGGCTGGTTCGCTATCGCTCCAAGCGACCCTGCCACCAGCCCCGCCACCGTCCTCAACTGGCTCAACATCCCCGGCAGCCAAGCCAGCCTTGAAAACAGCGCCGCCGTCGCGCAAAAGCTCGACATGGCGCGCAGCATTCTGCAACAGCACGGCAACTACAATTGGCTCACCGAGGCTGGCAATTACGTTATCCTCAATAACGGCATTGAATTTGCTGCCACCTATTTCATCATGTTACTGGTATTATTTATCTACGGTGCCGGACGCTACCTTAGCGTAGATTACTGGCTCAACCGCTCACTTTATAAATAA
- a CDS encoding putative DNA-binding domain-containing protein, protein MTTPPIALQQFQRDFGRYLRDPEHAACPSGIPDRAANTYQELIFNNIRSFTDACFPVCRKIVSRDTWQALVRDFFRSGTTDDPMFTSIPAQFVAYLQSEPRGFDLPPWFAALAHYEWIELAVDTDSGDPQATDTALLDNAATHITTYLSETSPASFDLVTNPTLHSLHYHWPVHRISADNQPDTPQDTYLFVFRDHDHRVRFIAANAMTAALVAFLDEAPSRHESSLLAQFANHIGFADQQKLLSFIVPLLADFVQQNLFTLIQKTPK, encoded by the coding sequence ATGACTACCCCACCCATCGCCCTGCAACAATTCCAGCGCGACTTCGGGCGCTACCTGCGCGACCCCGAACACGCAGCCTGCCCAAGTGGCATCCCTGACCGTGCCGCCAACACCTATCAGGAACTGATTTTCAATAACATCCGCAGCTTCACCGATGCCTGCTTTCCCGTGTGCCGGAAAATCGTCAGCCGCGACACATGGCAAGCACTGGTGCGCGACTTCTTCCGCAGCGGCACGACTGACGACCCGATGTTCACCTCGATACCGGCGCAATTTGTCGCCTATCTGCAAAGTGAACCGCGAGGCTTTGACTTGCCACCGTGGTTTGCCGCGCTTGCCCATTACGAATGGATTGAACTCGCGGTCGATACCGACAGCGGCGATCCCCAAGCCACCGACACAGCACTGCTCGACAACGCAGCGACACACATCACCACCTACTTGAGTGAAACCAGCCCCGCAAGCTTCGACCTCGTCACCAATCCGACCCTGCACAGCCTTCACTATCACTGGCCGGTACACCGCATCAGCGCCGACAACCAACCCGACACCCCGCAAGACACCTATCTGTTCGTCTTCCGCGACCATGACCACCGCGTGCGCTTCATTGCTGCCAACGCCATGACCGCCGCATTGGTCGCTTTCCTCGATGAAGCGCCATCGCGCCACGAAAGCAGCTTACTCGCGCAATTCGCAAACCACATCGGCTTTGCCGACCAGCAAAAGCTGTTGTCATTTATCGTGCCATTGCTCGCTGATTTTGTGCAGCAGAATCTCTTTACCCTTATCCAAAAAACACCCAAATAA
- a CDS encoding DUF692 domain-containing protein, whose translation MTTSPRPFIGHAGLGLRRDLVEPLREVMKDPQRANTIDFFEVSPENWLGMGGRYRAILDEFAAYKPFAAHGLSLSIGSAAPLNVKHLKRVKAFLAHYDIAHFTEHLSWTADDGQLYDLLPIPLNEEAVHWVAARVRQTQDILERQIGLENASVYFTPPGSDMSEAEFITAVIEESGCYLHLDVNNVYVNSQNFNYDPYEHLRQLPLVKTGYMHIAGHYVEEDGFIIDTHGADVITDVWKLLDYVYNLQPKLSEHTPVCLERDFNFPHIELLLNEVRQIKATQQPHRIALALHKQTIHA comes from the coding sequence ATGACCACCTCACCCCGTCCCTTTATCGGCCATGCAGGCCTCGGCCTGCGCCGTGACCTCGTCGAGCCTCTGCGCGAAGTGATGAAAGACCCGCAGCGCGCCAATACCATCGACTTTTTTGAAGTCTCGCCGGAAAACTGGCTCGGCATGGGCGGCCGTTACCGCGCCATCCTCGACGAATTTGCCGCGTACAAGCCTTTTGCGGCACATGGTCTGTCGCTGTCGATTGGCAGTGCTGCACCGCTGAACGTCAAGCACCTCAAGCGCGTCAAGGCATTTCTCGCCCACTACGACATTGCCCACTTTACCGAGCATCTATCGTGGACGGCCGATGACGGCCAGCTTTACGACCTGCTGCCCATTCCGCTCAACGAAGAAGCCGTGCATTGGGTCGCCGCACGCGTACGCCAAACGCAAGACATCCTCGAGCGCCAAATCGGGCTGGAAAATGCCTCGGTCTATTTCACCCCGCCCGGCTCGGACATGAGCGAAGCCGAATTCATCACTGCGGTCATTGAAGAATCCGGCTGCTATCTGCATCTCGACGTCAACAACGTCTATGTCAACAGCCAGAATTTCAACTACGACCCTTACGAACACCTGCGCCAACTGCCACTGGTCAAAACCGGCTACATGCACATTGCAGGGCACTACGTCGAAGAAGACGGCTTCATCATCGACACCCACGGTGCAGACGTCATTACAGACGTATGGAAACTGCTCGACTACGTTTACAACTTGCAACCGAAGCTATCCGAACACACGCCGGTCTGCCTTGAGCGCGACTTCAACTTCCCGCACATCGAATTACTGCTCAACGAAGTACGGCAAATCAAGGCTACGCAGCAGCCACACCGTATCGCCCTTGCCCTCCATAAGCAGACAATCCACGCATGA
- a CDS encoding histidine phosphatase family protein — translation MPTIYLIRHAESTANAGEISQPNPEVDLTAKGRAQARQLAERLTLEPSKVVVSEFIRTRQTAQPWLDKLGIEPEVDGLINEFNVLGYSVVKGMTGKQRQPVGQRYWRKCSLQERVGEDGETFAEFSARVSKFLDTLHTREDGSVLFIHGMFIKLIMWRLLGYPMHTAHHLRLFHDWQINMPVPNTAVFRLHWQTGRDDAAINIMPKFTPEAFIG, via the coding sequence ATGCCTACCATCTATCTCATTCGCCACGCCGAAAGCACCGCCAATGCGGGTGAAATCTCGCAACCCAATCCCGAAGTCGATCTCACAGCCAAAGGCCGCGCACAAGCACGCCAACTTGCCGAACGCCTGACTCTAGAGCCGAGCAAGGTCGTCGTATCCGAATTCATCCGTACCCGCCAAACCGCACAGCCTTGGCTGGACAAGCTCGGTATCGAGCCGGAAGTCGATGGCCTGATCAATGAATTTAACGTACTCGGCTACAGCGTCGTCAAAGGCATGACTGGTAAACAACGCCAACCTGTTGGTCAACGCTATTGGCGCAAATGCAGCCTGCAAGAGCGCGTCGGTGAGGACGGCGAAACCTTTGCCGAATTCTCGGCACGCGTCAGCAAATTCCTCGACACATTACATACACGCGAGGATGGCAGCGTCTTATTTATTCACGGCATGTTTATCAAACTAATCATGTGGCGCTTGCTTGGCTATCCTATGCATACTGCGCATCACCTACGCTTATTCCACGACTGGCAAATCAATATGCCGGTGCCAAATACCGCTGTATTCCGCCTGCATTGGCAAACTGGCCGCGATGACGCCGCGATCAACATCATGCCCAAATTCACCCCCGAAGCATTTATCGGCTAA
- the groES gene encoding co-chaperone GroES: MNLRPLHDRVIVKRQEEETKTAGGIVLPGSAAEKPSQGEVIAVGNGKKLDNGEVCGLDVKVGDKVLFGKFSGSEVKVDGEEYIIMREEEIFAVIG; this comes from the coding sequence ATGAATCTGCGTCCTTTACATGATCGTGTGATCGTCAAGCGTCAAGAAGAAGAAACAAAAACAGCTGGCGGCATCGTCCTGCCAGGTAGCGCTGCCGAGAAGCCTTCACAAGGTGAAGTTATTGCAGTCGGCAACGGCAAGAAGCTGGACAACGGCGAAGTTTGCGGTCTTGACGTTAAAGTCGGCGACAAAGTGCTGTTCGGCAAGTTCTCCGGCTCTGAAGTGAAGGTTGATGGTGAAGAGTACATCATCATGCGTGAAGAAGAAATTTTTGCAGTCATCGGTTAA